The Hymenobacter sp. 5317J-9 genome has a window encoding:
- a CDS encoding polyamine aminopropyltransferase, with protein MVETDLAPEVAPPATRRQQSPGLLLLAVAVIATCGLIYELIAGTLASYLLGDSVTQFSTIIGAYLFAMGIGSWLSKFLEGSLLRWFIRLEILVGIVGGCMAPLLFVSFEYVASFRLLLYALVGLTGVLVGLEIPLLMRILENRYQFKDLVARVFAVDYVGALLASLIFPLVLVPQLGLIRTSLLFGALNLAVAAVVLARFPETQPYRRRFAVGIGAALLGLAVLFGFANRLLAYTETLAFQDQVIYSKSTPYQRIVLTRNPRELRLFLNGNLQFSSADEYRYHEALVHPLLQALPQARRVLVMGGGDGLAVRELLKYPHIQRIKLVDLDPGMTSIFQHNELLLALNKGSLNDPKVQVINADAYQWVRQDTAHYDAVIVDFPDPGNYSIGKLYSAAFYSALSKRLAPGGRMVVQSTSPYLARQSFWCVAHTLAAVGLHTVPYHLYVPSFGEWGYVLAGPDAHWRGDAGPLPAGLRYITPATIHDMLRFPPDMAEVPTEVNQLNNQALVRYFEEDWGPYVH; from the coding sequence ATGGTTGAAACCGATTTGGCGCCCGAAGTGGCCCCCCCGGCCACGCGGCGGCAGCAGTCGCCGGGCTTGCTGCTGCTGGCGGTGGCCGTTATTGCCACCTGCGGGCTGATTTATGAGCTGATTGCGGGCACGCTGGCCTCCTACCTGCTGGGCGACTCGGTGACGCAGTTTTCGACCATCATCGGGGCCTACCTTTTTGCCATGGGCATTGGCTCGTGGCTGTCGAAGTTTCTGGAAGGCTCGCTGCTGCGCTGGTTTATCCGGCTCGAAATTCTGGTGGGCATCGTGGGTGGGTGCATGGCGCCGCTGCTGTTCGTGTCGTTCGAGTACGTGGCCTCGTTCCGGCTGCTGCTCTATGCGCTGGTGGGCCTCACGGGCGTGCTGGTGGGGCTCGAAATCCCGCTGCTGATGCGGATTCTGGAAAACCGCTACCAGTTCAAGGACCTGGTGGCGCGGGTATTTGCCGTCGACTACGTGGGGGCGCTGCTGGCCTCGCTCATCTTCCCGCTGGTGCTGGTGCCGCAGCTGGGGCTCATTCGCACCTCGCTCCTGTTCGGGGCGCTAAACCTGGCCGTGGCCGCCGTGGTGCTGGCCCGCTTTCCCGAAACGCAGCCCTACCGGCGGCGCTTCGCGGTGGGCATCGGAGCAGCGCTGCTGGGGCTGGCGGTGCTGTTCGGCTTCGCCAACCGGCTGCTGGCCTACACCGAAACGTTGGCGTTTCAGGACCAGGTGATTTACTCCAAATCAACGCCCTACCAGCGCATTGTGCTCACCCGCAACCCGCGCGAGTTGCGCCTGTTTCTCAACGGCAACCTGCAGTTCAGCTCCGCCGACGAGTACCGCTACCACGAGGCCCTGGTGCACCCGCTGCTGCAGGCGCTGCCCCAGGCCCGCCGCGTACTGGTGATGGGCGGCGGCGACGGCCTTGCCGTGCGCGAGTTGTTGAAATATCCTCACATCCAACGCATTAAGCTAGTCGACCTCGACCCGGGCATGACCAGCATTTTCCAGCACAACGAGCTGCTGCTGGCCCTGAACAAAGGCTCGTTGAACGACCCCAAGGTGCAGGTCATCAACGCCGATGCCTACCAATGGGTGCGCCAGGACACGGCGCACTACGACGCCGTCATCGTCGATTTTCCCGACCCCGGCAACTACTCCATCGGCAAGCTGTACTCGGCGGCGTTCTACTCGGCGCTCAGCAAGCGGCTGGCGCCGGGCGGGCGCATGGTGGTGCAAAGCACGTCGCCCTATCTGGCCCGGCAGTCGTTTTGGTGCGTGGCGCACACGCTGGCGGCCGTGGGCCTGCACACGGTGCCCTACCACCTCTACGTGCCCTCCTTCGGCGAGTGGGGCTACGTGCTGGCGGGGCCCGATGCCCACTGGCGCGGCGATGCCGGGCCGCTCCCGGCGGGCCTGCGCTACATCACCCCCGCCACCATCCACGACATGCTCCGCTTCCCGCCCGACATGGCCGAAGTGCCCACCGAGGTGAACCAGCTCAATAACCAAGCGCTGGTGCGGTATTTTGAGGAAGACTGGGGCCCGTACGTGCATTGA
- a CDS encoding FAD-dependent oxidoreductase produces the protein MAGLSARRWLHRHGLRDTLLVELAPETGGNAAAGQNEASAYPWGAHYLPVPDVRNVELLEFLQETGTLTGYAPGGLPIYSDYHLCHDPDERLSIDGHWQEGLVPSVNLSAEEQVQFARFFQLIDTLKKAKGRDGRDAFCIPLDHASADEAYCQLDRISFADYLTREGFTAVPLRWYLDYACRDDYGALASQVSAWAGLHYFASRKGSAHNADRGDVLTWPEGNHFLTENLRRHATAPVHPHTLAYDLRETAAGVEVLTYNVATRQSTRVLARRVLLATPQHVAHRLLAAVPGHALPPPQALHHAPWLIANLTVDGLPQGPGRPLSWDNVRYGSASLGYINAMQQSLQQENGAPKVITLYWPLTDEAPGPARRRAYQTPYAEWLPHVVAELETYHPGVTPYIKSADLWVWGHGMVAPTPGLVWGSARQAAMQPVRNRIFFAHTDFSGISIFEEGFYQGIRAAREILGDEV, from the coding sequence GTGGCGGGGCTTTCGGCCCGGCGCTGGCTGCACCGCCATGGCCTCCGCGACACGCTGCTGGTAGAGCTAGCCCCCGAAACCGGAGGTAACGCCGCCGCAGGTCAAAATGAGGCTTCGGCTTACCCTTGGGGCGCTCACTACCTGCCCGTGCCCGATGTGCGCAACGTGGAACTGCTGGAGTTTCTGCAGGAAACCGGCACGCTCACCGGCTACGCACCCGGCGGCCTTCCCATCTACAGCGACTATCACCTGTGCCACGACCCCGACGAGCGCCTGAGCATCGACGGGCACTGGCAGGAAGGGCTGGTGCCGTCGGTGAACCTGTCGGCCGAAGAGCAGGTGCAGTTTGCCCGCTTTTTCCAACTCATTGACACCCTCAAGAAAGCGAAAGGGCGTGATGGGCGCGATGCTTTCTGCATTCCGCTCGACCACGCATCGGCGGATGAAGCCTACTGCCAACTCGACCGCATTTCCTTTGCCGACTACCTCACTCGCGAAGGTTTCACGGCCGTGCCCCTGCGCTGGTACCTCGACTACGCCTGCCGCGACGACTATGGCGCTTTGGCCTCGCAGGTGTCGGCCTGGGCGGGGCTGCACTACTTCGCCAGCCGCAAGGGCAGCGCCCACAACGCCGACCGCGGCGACGTGCTGACCTGGCCTGAGGGCAACCATTTCCTGACCGAAAACCTGCGCCGACACGCCACGGCCCCCGTGCACCCGCACACCCTGGCCTACGACCTGCGCGAAACCGCCGCCGGCGTTGAGGTTCTCACTTACAACGTGGCCACCCGCCAGAGCACCCGCGTGCTGGCCCGGCGTGTGCTGCTGGCCACGCCCCAGCACGTGGCCCACCGGCTGCTGGCCGCCGTGCCCGGCCACGCCCTGCCCCCGCCCCAGGCCCTGCACCACGCCCCCTGGCTCATCGCCAACCTCACCGTAGATGGCCTGCCCCAAGGCCCAGGCCGCCCCCTAAGCTGGGACAACGTGCGCTACGGCAGCGCCTCGCTGGGCTACATCAACGCCATGCAGCAGTCGTTGCAGCAGGAAAACGGCGCGCCCAAGGTCATTACGCTCTACTGGCCTCTCACCGACGAGGCCCCCGGCCCCGCCCGTCGCCGCGCCTACCAAACGCCCTACGCCGAGTGGCTGCCCCACGTGGTGGCCGAGCTCGAAACCTACCACCCCGGCGTGACGCCCTACATCAAAAGCGCCGACCTTTGGGTGTGGGGCCACGGCATGGTGGCCCCCACGCCCGGCCTGGTGTGGGGCTCAGCGCGCCAAGCCGCCATGCAGCCCGTGCGCAACCGCATTTTCTTCGCGCACACCGATTTCAGCGGCATTTCTATTTTTGAGGAAGGCTTTTACCAAGGGATTCGGGCAGCACGGGAGATATTGGGGGACGAAGTCTGA
- a CDS encoding RICIN domain-containing protein, with translation MFRLLSLFLLLPLFAPAQTPFVPDERAYYGLIDRGSGRCLDIAKASTTSGAAAVQWEFTHANSQQWRFVPIRTGSEYYRIEARHSNMCLTADKPGENMALVQRPFQGGEQQQWRLVPAGSAGSFQLENRSESRVAALAASDKFNGTPVVAQKGNGRASQQWRLFRLRLNVVEGPSPFGAPKPLAGSINTPGNELHPLLSPDGKTLYFARTKFAGNTEGNTDSGDAWASQSADNGQTWGQPTRLDAINTAQNNEVVAATGPGGRALFVRGAYDSNGFRDEGVSTVSSAAAVSGLAKGARPTPAPIANFYTAVPGAGYFVSGDGKMLLSSLERGDSEGGNDLYFSRPDGKGGFTEPTSLGPVLNSPGFDFAPWLAPDGKTLYFASYGHMGYGSADIFVSQRLDESWTQWSEPRNLGPALNGPGFNAYFSLAPDGKTAYYSSSPAPNATSDIWRTGRATPADSLPAAPVAAAPDPNTRAYLSGRVLDARTKQPVPGAIVKANLLANAAGVQYNATHKSDNTGGYQLSLLPGRYYLTATGGGFLTVGDTVDISGSPRRDLLLLPAAVGSKLDLTTILFAQGKATLLGTAYAELNRLAIALQASPATEIRLEGHTSNEPPADKNQQLSEDRVAEVKRYLVGRGVDEKRITTVGYGGSRPKYSNDREETRRLNRRVELVIVK, from the coding sequence ATGTTTCGATTGCTGTCGCTGTTTCTGCTGCTTCCTCTATTTGCCCCCGCCCAAACTCCTTTCGTGCCCGATGAGCGGGCTTATTATGGCCTGATAGACCGCGGCAGCGGCCGTTGCCTCGACATTGCCAAGGCTAGCACCACCAGCGGTGCGGCGGCGGTGCAGTGGGAATTCACCCACGCCAATAGCCAGCAGTGGCGCTTTGTGCCCATTCGCACTGGCAGCGAGTATTACCGCATCGAAGCCCGCCACAGCAACATGTGCCTGACGGCCGACAAGCCCGGCGAAAACATGGCCTTGGTGCAGCGCCCGTTTCAGGGCGGCGAGCAGCAGCAGTGGCGCCTGGTGCCGGCGGGCTCGGCCGGCAGCTTCCAGCTCGAAAACCGCAGCGAAAGCCGCGTGGCCGCCCTCGCGGCTTCCGATAAGTTCAACGGCACGCCCGTGGTGGCCCAGAAGGGCAACGGCCGGGCCAGCCAGCAGTGGCGCCTGTTTCGGCTGCGCCTGAACGTGGTGGAAGGGCCCTCGCCGTTTGGCGCGCCCAAGCCGTTGGCTGGCAGCATCAACACGCCCGGCAACGAACTGCACCCGCTGCTGAGCCCCGATGGCAAGACGCTGTATTTTGCCCGCACCAAGTTTGCTGGCAACACCGAAGGCAACACCGACTCCGGCGACGCCTGGGCCAGCCAGAGCGCCGACAACGGCCAGACCTGGGGCCAGCCCACCCGCCTCGACGCCATCAACACCGCCCAAAACAACGAGGTGGTGGCCGCCACCGGGCCGGGTGGGCGTGCGCTTTTTGTGCGCGGTGCTTATGATTCGAATGGCTTTCGCGATGAGGGTGTCAGCACGGTGAGCAGCGCGGCGGCCGTCAGCGGTTTGGCCAAAGGCGCACGGCCCACGCCAGCGCCGATTGCCAATTTCTACACCGCGGTGCCGGGCGCGGGCTATTTCGTGAGTGGCGACGGCAAAATGCTACTTTCATCACTGGAGCGGGGCGACTCCGAAGGCGGCAACGACCTCTACTTCAGCCGGCCCGACGGCAAGGGCGGTTTCACGGAGCCCACCAGCCTGGGACCTGTGCTGAATTCGCCCGGCTTTGACTTCGCGCCCTGGCTGGCACCCGATGGCAAAACGCTGTATTTCGCGTCGTACGGCCACATGGGCTACGGCTCGGCCGACATCTTCGTGAGCCAGCGCCTTGACGAAAGCTGGACGCAATGGAGCGAGCCCCGCAACCTGGGCCCGGCTCTGAACGGCCCCGGCTTCAACGCCTATTTCAGCCTTGCGCCCGATGGCAAAACGGCCTATTACTCGTCGTCGCCCGCGCCCAATGCCACGAGCGACATCTGGCGCACGGGCCGCGCCACGCCCGCCGACTCGCTGCCCGCCGCGCCGGTAGCCGCTGCCCCCGACCCCAACACGCGCGCCTACCTGAGCGGGCGCGTGCTGGACGCCCGCACCAAACAGCCCGTGCCGGGCGCCATCGTGAAAGCCAACCTGCTGGCCAACGCGGCGGGCGTGCAGTACAACGCCACGCACAAATCCGACAACACGGGCGGCTACCAGCTGTCGTTGCTGCCGGGCCGATACTACCTCACCGCCACGGGCGGCGGCTTCCTGACGGTGGGCGACACGGTGGACATCAGCGGCTCGCCGCGGCGCGACCTGCTGCTGCTGCCCGCCGCCGTGGGCTCGAAGCTGGATTTGACCACCATCCTCTTTGCCCAGGGCAAGGCCACGCTGCTGGGCACCGCCTACGCCGAACTCAACCGCCTAGCCATTGCCCTGCAGGCCAGCCCCGCCACCGAAATCCGCCTCGAAGGCCACACCTCCAACGAGCCGCCGGCCGACAAAAACCAGCAGCTTTCCGAAGACCGGGTGGCCGAGGTGAAGCGCTACCTGGTGGGCCGGGGCGTGGACGAGAAGCGCATCACCACAGTAGGCTACGGCGGCTCCCGCCCCAAATACAGCAACGACCGCGAAGAAACCCGCCGCCTCAACCGGCGCGTGGAGCTGGTGATAGTGAAGTAG
- a CDS encoding response regulator transcription factor — MSHDLAAPSRTAVLLVDDHQMVIEGLKTLLKTDAAVRVVAQASSGAEALRRLREHPGIEVALVDLNMPQMSGVELTRHIRAAFPAVRVLALSMFHDHASVMEVLEAGGAGYLLKNTTKAELSAAIANVAAGRTHFSQEVGQTLLQHLDVPAQRPGTAPVAELTAREREILRLVAEEKSNLDIAHTLFISERTVETHRKNILTKTSCKSVVGLIQYAIKHKLLA; from the coding sequence ATGAGCCACGACCTCGCCGCCCCATCCCGAACCGCCGTGCTGCTGGTCGACGACCACCAGATGGTGATTGAAGGCCTCAAAACCCTGCTCAAAACCGACGCTGCCGTGCGCGTGGTGGCCCAGGCCAGCTCCGGGGCTGAGGCGTTGCGCCGCCTGCGCGAACACCCCGGCATTGAAGTGGCCCTCGTGGACCTCAACATGCCCCAGATGAGCGGCGTGGAGCTCACGCGGCACATCCGGGCGGCGTTTCCGGCGGTGCGCGTGCTGGCCCTGAGCATGTTTCACGACCACGCTTCGGTGATGGAAGTGCTGGAGGCCGGCGGTGCGGGCTACCTCCTGAAGAACACCACCAAGGCCGAGCTCAGCGCCGCCATTGCCAACGTGGCGGCGGGCCGCACCCACTTCAGCCAGGAAGTGGGCCAGACCTTGCTCCAGCACCTCGACGTGCCCGCCCAGCGGCCTGGCACGGCCCCGGTGGCCGAGCTCACCGCCCGCGAGCGCGAAATTCTGCGCCTGGTGGCCGAAGAAAAGTCTAACCTCGACATTGCCCACACCCTCTTCATTTCGGAGCGCACCGTGGAAACCCACCGCAAGAACATCCTTACCAAAACCAGCTGCAAGTCGGTGGTGGGGCTCATTCAATACGCCATCAAACACAAGCTGTTAGCGTAG
- a CDS encoding sensor histidine kinase, translating to MRFSYFQRLSCLHIWLLLGGMTVGWRAPAAAQAAQTSPLADSLNQRRVGAPDSAQVRLLLADANALRGSEPAEATRLATLALQQTQAKPGQEARQQAALLLLGRMANGAGDFAAAAGHLLQALRLAEQRQDLLGQGAACLNLASTNKNLRKLDLALDYARRAQRLLSQAVQAGDARAAKPLAISYNNSGTALMEQDRLAAARAEFRICLQKARALGDSSVAVLALYNLGGLALKQKNGAEAYRYYRQTLAIDQAEGNEQGQAESWLNLADALALLRRTPEAEAAYQHALQLSRRLHALPVVRVVYNGLATLYEANGQPAKALQWQRRFQLLNDSLFQEQSTQQVAELQTKYDTERKDAQNRLQAAQLREQQQLIRRRNTLLWAGALVALLLAGLAYLLVGRRRLRREVEFAQERQHLERLRAAAVLEAEEGERRRIGSDLHDGVGQLLTAAKLNLHALGQELQVQTAGQQAMLQNALDGVEDSFKEVRSISHNLMPNALIKRGLAQAVRDFLDKVTPDGRLKINLEVVGLDRGGRLEPMVENVLFRVIQELVQNILKHARATEITLQIIRHADELTVLVEDNGVGFDPGAMGEEAGIGLKNIESRMAYLGGRADFDAAPGRGTTVTLEVPMVA from the coding sequence ATGCGATTTTCTTACTTCCAGCGCCTTTCCTGCCTACATATCTGGCTCTTGCTCGGCGGCATGACGGTGGGCTGGCGCGCACCAGCCGCCGCGCAGGCTGCCCAGACTTCGCCACTAGCCGACAGCCTGAATCAGCGCCGCGTCGGGGCTCCCGATTCGGCGCAAGTGCGCCTGTTGCTGGCCGATGCCAACGCCCTGCGCGGCAGCGAACCCGCAGAAGCCACGCGCCTGGCCACGCTGGCCTTGCAGCAAACGCAGGCAAAGCCCGGCCAGGAGGCCCGGCAACAGGCCGCGCTGTTGCTGCTCGGGCGCATGGCCAACGGCGCCGGCGATTTCGCCGCGGCCGCGGGCCACCTCCTGCAAGCCCTGCGCCTGGCCGAGCAGCGGCAGGACCTGCTGGGGCAGGGAGCCGCCTGCCTAAACCTGGCTTCCACCAACAAAAACCTGCGGAAACTCGACTTGGCCCTGGACTACGCCCGCCGCGCCCAGCGCCTACTCAGCCAAGCCGTGCAGGCCGGCGACGCCCGCGCCGCCAAGCCGCTGGCCATTTCCTACAACAACAGCGGCACGGCCCTGATGGAGCAGGACCGGCTGGCCGCCGCCCGCGCCGAATTTCGCATCTGCCTGCAAAAAGCCCGCGCCCTTGGCGATTCTAGCGTGGCGGTGCTGGCCCTCTATAACCTGGGCGGGTTGGCCCTGAAGCAAAAGAACGGCGCCGAGGCCTACCGCTACTACCGCCAGACGCTGGCCATCGACCAAGCCGAAGGCAACGAGCAGGGCCAGGCCGAGTCCTGGCTGAACCTAGCTGATGCCCTGGCACTGCTACGCCGCACCCCCGAGGCCGAGGCCGCCTACCAGCACGCCCTGCAGCTGAGCCGGCGCCTGCACGCGCTGCCCGTGGTGCGCGTGGTGTACAATGGCCTGGCCACTTTGTATGAAGCCAATGGTCAGCCCGCCAAAGCCTTGCAGTGGCAGCGCCGGTTTCAGCTGCTGAACGATTCCCTCTTTCAGGAGCAAAGCACTCAGCAGGTGGCCGAGCTGCAAACCAAGTACGATACCGAGAGAAAAGACGCCCAAAACCGCCTGCAGGCCGCCCAGCTGCGCGAGCAGCAACAGCTCATTCGGCGGCGCAATACCCTGCTGTGGGCCGGGGCGCTGGTGGCACTGCTGCTGGCGGGCTTGGCCTACCTGCTGGTGGGGCGGCGGCGCCTGCGCCGCGAAGTAGAGTTTGCCCAGGAGCGCCAGCACTTGGAGCGCCTGCGCGCCGCCGCCGTGCTCGAAGCCGAGGAAGGGGAGCGCCGCCGCATCGGCAGCGACCTGCACGACGGCGTGGGCCAGCTGCTCACGGCTGCCAAGCTCAACCTGCACGCCCTGGGCCAGGAACTGCAGGTGCAAACGGCCGGGCAGCAAGCCATGCTGCAAAATGCGCTGGACGGGGTGGAGGACAGCTTTAAGGAAGTGCGCAGCATTTCGCACAACCTCATGCCCAACGCCCTCATCAAACGAGGATTGGCCCAGGCCGTGCGCGACTTTTTAGATAAAGTAACGCCCGATGGCCGCCTGAAAATCAACCTTGAAGTGGTGGGCCTGGACCGGGGCGGCCGCTTGGAGCCAATGGTCGAGAACGTGCTGTTTCGCGTGATTCAGGAGCTGGTGCAAAACATCCTCAAGCACGCCCGGGCCACGGAAATTACCCTGCAGATTATCCGGCACGCCGACGAGCTGACCGTGCTGGTGGAAGACAACGGCGTGGGCTTCGACCCTGGCGCGATGGGGGAGGAAGCCGGCATTGGCTTGAAAAACATCGAAAGCCGCATGGCCTACCTGGGCGGCCGCGCCGATTTCGACGCCGCCCCCGGCCGCGGAACTACCGTGACCCTGGAAGTGCCCATGGTGGCCTGA
- a CDS encoding amidohydrolase family protein has protein sequence MRILLTLALASTTCAALAQVPMPTPAQAKPVLITGATLHVGNGTVVPNAALAFDKGRLTYAGPAAGFTADKSGYETIDATGQELYPGLILPNTTLGLTEVESIRATVDEEEVGTLNPNVRALIAYNTDSDILPTVRTNGVLLAQPTPRGGLLAGQSSVVQLDAWNWQDAVVRADDGQHLTWPAMVFRNNPNEDATALDKRQKARETQLRDLEQLLSEASAYRQLPAGRKENLRLASLAGIFDGSKTLYLHADYGKEIIEAVRFAKRLGAQKVAVVGARDAWMVLDFLKQNDVSVVVSRIHALPRRDADDYDQPYKLPAQLQAAGVRFCLDYQGDQETAGSRNLAFIAGTAVNFGLTKEQALTAITLTPAQIMGVDKDYGTLETGKSATLVLSKGDLLDMRTNAVSRAFIDGRSISLESKQTYLEKKFRSKYGQ, from the coding sequence ATGCGCATTTTACTCACGCTTGCTTTAGCTAGCACCACCTGTGCCGCCCTGGCCCAAGTGCCCATGCCCACGCCCGCCCAGGCCAAGCCCGTGCTCATCACCGGGGCCACGCTCCACGTGGGCAACGGCACCGTGGTGCCCAACGCCGCCTTGGCCTTCGACAAAGGCCGCCTGACCTACGCCGGCCCGGCTGCCGGCTTCACCGCCGACAAAAGCGGTTACGAAACCATCGACGCCACTGGCCAGGAGCTTTATCCGGGCCTAATTCTGCCTAACACCACGCTGGGCCTCACTGAGGTAGAGTCCATCCGGGCCACTGTGGATGAGGAGGAAGTGGGCACGCTGAACCCCAACGTGCGCGCCCTCATCGCCTACAACACCGACTCCGACATCCTGCCCACCGTGCGCACCAACGGCGTGCTGCTGGCCCAGCCCACGCCTCGCGGTGGCCTGCTGGCCGGCCAAAGCAGCGTGGTGCAGCTCGATGCCTGGAACTGGCAGGACGCCGTGGTGCGCGCCGACGACGGCCAGCACCTGACCTGGCCCGCCATGGTGTTCCGCAACAACCCCAACGAAGACGCCACGGCCCTCGACAAGCGTCAGAAAGCCCGCGAAACGCAGCTGCGCGACCTGGAGCAGCTGCTCAGCGAAGCCAGCGCCTACCGCCAGCTGCCCGCCGGCCGTAAGGAAAACCTGCGCCTGGCCTCGCTGGCTGGCATTTTCGATGGCAGCAAGACGTTGTACCTGCACGCCGACTACGGCAAGGAAATCATCGAAGCCGTGCGCTTTGCCAAGCGCCTGGGGGCGCAGAAGGTGGCCGTGGTGGGTGCCCGCGACGCCTGGATGGTGCTCGACTTTCTGAAGCAGAACGACGTGAGCGTGGTGGTGTCGCGCATACACGCCCTGCCCCGGCGCGATGCCGACGACTACGACCAGCCCTACAAGCTGCCCGCCCAGCTACAGGCCGCCGGCGTGCGCTTCTGCCTCGACTACCAGGGCGACCAGGAAACGGCGGGCTCGCGCAATCTGGCGTTCATTGCCGGCACGGCCGTAAACTTCGGCCTCACCAAGGAGCAGGCCCTGACGGCCATCACGCTCACGCCGGCCCAGATTATGGGCGTTGATAAGGACTACGGTACGCTGGAAACCGGCAAGAGCGCCACGCTGGTGCTCAGCAAAGGCGACCTGCTCGACATGCGCACCAACGCCGTGTCGCGTGCTTTCATCGACGGGCGCAGCATCTCACTGGAAAGCAAGCAGACCTACCTGGAAAAGAAATTCCGCAGCAAATACGGCCAATAG